Proteins co-encoded in one Pseudophryne corroboree isolate aPseCor3 chromosome 1, aPseCor3.hap2, whole genome shotgun sequence genomic window:
- the LOC135060966 gene encoding uncharacterized protein LOC135060966: MDDATADVILRDILNKPDYCHNTSIQNSNVVDEQPFFPHATGGRAKTFEYKADDAVAMRYAPTIPSGCDTVAQIPRLSTSGKISKRTTAAETESHQFAAADDAVARRYAPLIPTVSDTCAQIHRPSTSGKISKRTTAAEAENHQFVTPAIVHKDVARSSVMAVHNGCIVPNKRKPARPRTNERSHNSTFTDLKRKLSYSENDKPQRRRIALQTVSCVSNDVAVTSKHTAFNTADRDVAGNTKTVKVKRASRLSRSNVKQLSQSAVITIPDTQVCSETETRHIAGIGLLSNIDSRSNVKQLSQSDVITITDTQDCSETETRHIAGNPVISDIDDINGQELITNCVESTTQDPQNSSDEVLSAVAGIPGDTTTVDCVTSMPNIFTTTALVHASADACVPARGLAPDIVDECQNSEQLGQDAEIQFYALLGKIREDVENMGVKAGYLLKHIKGVCHGSKCKQDIVKEVVETYMNVMSKYIDRSVKTTEFIKANIHHFAEINETDP; this comes from the exons atggatgatgcgacggctgatgttattctacgggatatattgaacaaacctgattattgtcacaacacatctatacagaacagcaatgttgttgatgagcaaccgtttttcccacacgcgacagggggtcgtgctaaaacattcgaatataaagcag atgacgctgtagcaatgcgttatgcgccgacgataccatcaggatgtgatacagtagcgcaaataccccgtcttagtacaagcgggaaaatatcaaaacgcacaaccgccgctgaaacggaaagccatcaattcgcagcagcag atgatgctgtagcaagacgctatgctcctttgataccaacagtcagtgatacatgcgcgcagatacacagacctagtacaagcgggaaaatatcaaaacgcacaaccgccgctgaagcggagaaccatcaattcgtaacgccggcaattgtacataaggacgttgctaggtcatcagttatggctgtgcataacggctgtatcgtcccgaacaaacgaaagccagctcgaccaagaacgaatgagagaagtcataattcaacatttacagatctgaaaagaaaattgtcatattccgaaaatgataagccgcaacggagaaggatcgcgttacaaactgtatcatgcgtaagtaatgatgttgctgtaacatcaaaacacacagcgtttaacactgcagaccgggatgtcgctggtaatacaaagactgtaaaggttaagagggcatcgcgtctctcaagaagtaatgttaagcaattgtcgcaatccgctgtaatcacaattccagatacacaggtttgttctgaaacagaaacaagacacatagcaggcattggtttgttatcaaatattgactcaagaagtaatgttaagcaattgtcgcaatccgatgtcatcactattaccgatacacaggattgctctgaaacagaaacaagacacatagccggtaatcctgtgatatcagatattgatgacataaatgggcaagagcttattacaaactgtgtagagtcaacgacacaagatccgcagaatagttctgatgaagtattatcagccgttgcaggaatacctggtgatactacaacggttgattgtgtaacatcaatgcccaatatttttacaacgacagccctggtacacgcatcggctgatgcttgtgtaccggcgcgagggctagcgcccgacatagttgatgaatgtcaaaattcagaacaattaggccaagacgctgaaatacaattttacgcgctgttgggtaagatacgggaagatgttgagaacatgggcgtaaaagccggatacttgttaaagcacattaaaggtgtgtgccacggtagtaaatgtaaacaagacattgttaaagaagttgttgagacgtatatgaatgtcatgtcaaaatacatagatcggtcggttaagaccactgaatttattaaagccaacatacatcattttgcagaaataaatgaaactgatccgtga